The following are from one region of the Mixophyes fleayi isolate aMixFle1 chromosome 7, aMixFle1.hap1, whole genome shotgun sequence genome:
- the SLC11A1 gene encoding natural resistance-associated macrophage protein 1 encodes MGDPGEEDAPRNRKYGAIAEPDNDQSPEYMAEKVSIPYTERPGFSFRKLWAFTGPGFLMSIAYLDPGNIESDLQCGSIAGFKLLWVLLGATVLGLVCQRLAVRLGVVTGRDLAQVCRSYYPKAPRWILWILVEIAIIGSDMQEVIGTAIAFSLLSAGRIPLWGGVLITIIDTLFFLFLDKYGLRKLEAFFGFLITIMAVTFGYEYVVVHPDQREVIKGMFYPYCSGCGSPELLQAVGIIGAIIMPHNIYLHSSLVKSRDIDRKKSQDVREANMYFLIESTIALLISFIINLFVMAVFAEAFYNKTNQDAYDVCQNSSSPHAGVFPPNNESLSVDIYKGGIILGCFFGPAALYIWAVGILAAGQSSTMTGTYAGQFVMEGFLNLKWSRFYRVLFTRSCAIIPTIFVAGFQDVGHLTKMNDLLNVLQSILLPFALLPILTFTSMRPLMHDFTNGVISKVISILLIVLIIAINLYFVVVFIPSLDNIALYVVVGLILLFYTIFTLYLLWTCCIVHGAEFLSWGRHSQFTYGLPEDYHNPPGVLQ; translated from the exons ATGCACCAAGAAATCGGAAGTATGGAGCGATTGCAGAACCTGATAATGACCAAAGTCCGGAGTACATGGCTGAAAAGGTTTCCATTCCATACACGGAACGG CCGGGGTTCAGCTTCCGCAAACTCTGGGCTTTCACCGGACCTGGTTTCCTGATGAGCATCGCTTACCTGGATCCTGGGAACATTGAGTCCGACCTGCAGTGCGGATCCATCGCTGGATTCAAG TTGCTGTGGGTCCTACTTGGTGCCACTGTCCTAGGTCTTGTGTGCCAGAGGCTGGCTGTGCGGCTCGGAGTGGTGACGGGCAGAGACTTGGCTCAAGTCTGCCGTTCTTACTACCCTAAG GCTCCACGCTGGATACTGTGGATCTTAGTGGAGATAGCCATCATCGGGTCAGACATGCAGGAAGTGATTGGCACGGCCATTGCTTTCAGCCTCCTGTCTGCTGGTCG GATTCCCCTCTGGGGCGGGGTCCTTATCACCATCATTGATACTTTATTCTTTCTGTTCCTAGATAAATATG GTCTCAGGAAACTAGAAGCCTTCTTTGGCTTCCTCATCACTATTATGGCGGTAACTTTCGGCTATGAG TACGTGGTGGTACATCCTGACCAGAGAGAGGTGATAAAGGGGATGTTCTATCCGTATTGTTCTGGCTGCGGTTCCCCTGAATTACTCCAGGCCGTGGGAATCATTGGTGCCATCATTATGCCGCACAACATCTATCTGCACTCCTCGCTCGTTAAG TCTAGGGATATCGACCGCAAAAAGAGCCAGGATGTGCGAGAAGCCAACATGTACTTCCTGATCGAGTCCACCATCGCGCTACTCATCTCCTTCATCATTAATCTCTTCGTGATGGCCGTATTCGCAGAGGCCTTTTATAACAAAACCAACCAGGACGCG TACGACGTCTGTCAGAACAGTAGCAGCCCCCACGCCGGTGTATTCCCCCCTAACAACGAATCCTTGTCCGTGGACATCTACAAAGGG GGCATTATCCTTGGCTGCTTTTTTGGCCCGGCTGCCCTCTACATCTGGGCTGTGGGCATCCTGGCTGCCGGGCAAAGCTCCACCATGACGGGGACCTACGCAGGACAGTTTGTGATGGAG ggTTTTCTGAATTTGAAATGGTCCCGGTTCTACCGTGTACTATTCACCAGATCCTGCGCCATCATCCCCACCATCTTTGTGGCGGGGTTTCAAGATGTCGGGCACCTGACCAAGATGAACGATCTTCTGAATGTCCTGCAAAGTATTTTG CTCCCGTTCGCTCTGCTTCCCATCCTGACATTCACCAGCATGCGTCCGCTGATGCACGACTTCACCAACGGCGT AATTAGTAAAGTCATCTCCATCCTCCTCATCGTGTTGATCATCGCTATAAACCTGTATTTTGTGGTTGTGTTCATCCCATCCCTGGACAACATCGCCCTGTATGTAGTTGTCGGACTAATCctattattttacacaatattcACATTGTACCTG CTCTGGACCTGCTGCATTGTCCATGGTGCTGAATTCCTGTCCTGGGGGAGACATTCTCAGTTTACATACGGACTTCCAGAGGATTATCACAACCCCCCAGGGGTACTGCAGTGA